From a region of the Tachysurus fulvidraco isolate hzauxx_2018 chromosome 5, HZAU_PFXX_2.0, whole genome shotgun sequence genome:
- the LOC113642868 gene encoding copine-9 isoform X4 produces the protein MQLCANKLDKKDFFGKSDPFLVFYRSNEDGTFTICHKTEVIKNTLNPVWQPFTIPVRALCNGDYDRTVKVDVYDWDRDGSHDFIGEFTTSYREISRGQSQFNVYEVLNPKKKGKKKKYVNSGTVTLLSFKVESEYTFVDFIRGGTQLNFTVAIDFTASNGNPAQPTSLHYMSPYQMNAYAMALKAVGEIIQDYDSDKLFPAYGFGAKLPPDGKISHAFPLNGNSENPNCVGIEEVLEAYFQSLRKVQLYGPTNFAPVINQVAGAAQDVTDGSQYFVLLMITDGVISDMVQTKEAVVNASALPMSIIIVGVGPAEFDAMEELDGDEVRVSSRGRFAERDIVQFVPFRDYIDRSGNQILSMARLAKDVLAEIPDQLLSFMKSKEIKPRPAPPASSMPNKPPVNMRI, from the exons ATGCAGCTGTGTGCCAATAAACTGGACAAGAAGGACTTCTTTGGCAAATCTGATCCATTTTTGGTGTTTTACCGCAGCAATGAGGATGGAAC GTTTACTATATGTCATAAGACAGAAGTGATCAAGAACACTCTGAACCCAGTGTGGCAACCCTTCACCATTCCTGTTCGTGCGCTGTGTAATGGTGACTATGACAG AACCGTTAAGGTAGATGTGTATGACTGGGATCGAGATGGAAG TCATGACTTTATTGGCGAATTCACCACTAGCTACAGAGAGATATCCCGAGGTCAAAGCCAGTTTAATGTGTATGAG GTTTTAAAtccaaaaaagaaaggaaagaagaaaaaatatgtcAATTCTGGCACA gTGACATTGCTTTCCTTTAAAGTCGAATCTGAATACACATTTGTTGACTTCATCAGAGGAGG GACACAACTCAACTTCACTGTGGCCATAGATTTCACAGCATCAAATG GTAACCCGGCTCAGCCAACTTCCCTGCATTACATGAGTCCATATCAGATGAACGCCTACGCTATGGCATTGAAGGCAGTAGGAGAGATTATTCAGGACTATGACAGTGACAAGCTTTTCCCAGCCTATGGATTTGGAGCCAAGCTGCCTCCCGATGGCAAAATCTCCCATGCCTTTCCTCTG aatGGTAACAGCGAGAACCCAAACTGTGTGGGGATAGAGGAAGTGCTGGAGGCTTACTTCCAAAGTCTCAGAAAAGTCCAGCTTTATGGACCGACCAACTTCGCCCCGGTCATTAACCAGGTAGCAGG GGCAGCGCAGGATGTGACTGATGGCTCCCAGTATTTTGTGCTGTTGATGATCACAGACGGAGTCATTTCAGACATGGTGCAGACCAAAGAAGCTGTTGTTAAT gcttcTGCTCTACCCATGTCTATCATCATTGTGGGTGTGGGTCCGGCTGAGTTTGATG CTATGGAGGAGTTGGATGGTGATGAGGTCAGAGTGTCATCTAGAGGACGCTTCGCGGAAAGAGACATTGTTCAG TTTGTTCCATTTCGTGACTACATTGACCGCTCTGGAAACCAGATCCTGAGTATGGCTCGGCTGGCTAAAGATGTTCTAGCTGAGATCCCTGACCAGCTGTTGTCCTTTATGAAGAGCAAAGAGATCAAGCCTCGTCCTGCCCCCCCTGCCTCCAGCATGCCCAACAAACCTCCTGTCAACATGCGCATCTGA